The following coding sequences lie in one Rhizobium rhododendri genomic window:
- a CDS encoding BMP family lipoprotein — MKKSVLTLFALAAMSASALAADIKPAIVYGTGGKFDKSFNEAAYNGAEKFKKETGIAYRDFEPSGDTQGEQALRNFASKGFNPVIAVSFAWSSALQKVGAEFPKTQFVLIDDQVDLPNVRSVMYKENEGSYLAGVMAAMSSKTGKIGFIGGMDIPLIRKFECGYEQGARATNPKIEVLQNMTGTTGAAWNDPVRGGELTKNQIDQGADVVYAAAGATGLGVLQTAADNKKLSIGVDSNQNYLHPGSVLTSVVKRVDLAVYDAFMDSKNGKFTPGAQHLGLKEDGVAVAMDDNNKPLVTAEMLAAVDKAKADVVSGKVTVHDYTADNTCPK; from the coding sequence ATGAAAAAATCTGTTTTGACCCTTTTTGCCTTGGCCGCGATGTCGGCGTCGGCTCTCGCTGCGGATATCAAGCCGGCAATCGTTTATGGCACAGGCGGCAAGTTCGATAAATCCTTCAATGAAGCGGCCTACAATGGCGCCGAGAAGTTCAAGAAGGAAACCGGCATCGCTTACCGTGACTTCGAGCCAAGCGGCGATACGCAGGGTGAACAGGCATTGCGCAACTTTGCCAGCAAGGGCTTCAATCCGGTTATCGCAGTTTCCTTTGCCTGGTCATCGGCACTGCAGAAGGTCGGCGCAGAATTTCCAAAGACCCAGTTCGTCCTGATCGACGACCAGGTCGACCTGCCGAACGTCCGTTCAGTTATGTACAAGGAAAATGAAGGCTCGTACCTTGCCGGCGTCATGGCTGCCATGTCTTCGAAGACAGGCAAGATCGGCTTCATCGGCGGCATGGATATTCCGCTGATTCGCAAGTTCGAATGTGGCTACGAGCAGGGCGCGCGTGCGACCAATCCGAAGATCGAAGTGTTGCAGAACATGACCGGCACGACAGGCGCAGCCTGGAACGATCCGGTGCGCGGCGGCGAACTGACCAAGAACCAGATCGATCAGGGTGCGGACGTGGTCTACGCGGCTGCCGGTGCCACCGGTCTCGGCGTCCTGCAGACGGCTGCCGACAACAAGAAGCTTTCGATCGGCGTCGACTCGAACCAGAACTACCTGCATCCCGGTTCGGTTCTGACATCGGTCGTTAAGCGCGTCGATCTTGCAGTCTACGACGCCTTCATGGACTCCAAGAACGGCAAGTTCACGCCCGGTGCCCAGCATCTTGGCCTGAAGGAAGACGGCGTCGCCGTTGCCATGGATGACAACAACAAGCCGCTGGTAACCGCTGAAATGCTGGCTGCCGTCGACAAGGCCAAGGCCGATGTCGTATCCGGCAAGGTCACCGTTCACGACTACACGGCCGACAACACCTGCCCGAAATGA
- the eutC gene encoding ethanolamine ammonia-lyase subunit EutC, with protein MSNGDIPAGRRASLANIDGWAGLKSHTTARIALGRAGASLPTSEVLNFGLAHAQAKDAVHLAFDADAVAAIVKSMGLEPLLVESAAPSRESYLRRPHLGRRLADESRAILFADRQEGADIGIVIGDGLSATAIHRNVEPLLRALSPILRVKQLTVSPVAIARNARVALGDEVGVALGVRCVLMLIGERPGLSSPDSIGAYLTFDPRVGKSDADRNCVSNIRPGGLSFGEAAHKLVWLIEEAFRMQATGVQLKDNSPTFVLLG; from the coding sequence ATGAGCAATGGTGACATCCCGGCCGGACGTCGCGCCTCGCTTGCCAACATCGATGGTTGGGCCGGGCTGAAGAGCCACACCACCGCCCGCATAGCGCTCGGCCGCGCCGGCGCGTCGTTGCCGACATCGGAAGTTCTGAATTTCGGTCTGGCCCATGCACAGGCAAAGGACGCGGTGCATCTGGCATTCGACGCCGATGCCGTAGCGGCCATTGTCAAGTCGATGGGGCTCGAGCCGTTGCTCGTGGAAAGTGCTGCGCCCAGCCGCGAAAGTTATCTGCGGCGGCCGCACCTCGGACGGCGGCTTGCAGACGAGAGTCGGGCCATCCTTTTCGCCGATCGGCAAGAAGGCGCGGATATCGGCATCGTCATCGGCGATGGTTTGTCAGCCACTGCCATCCACCGCAATGTCGAACCTTTGCTGAGGGCATTGTCGCCGATATTGCGCGTCAAACAGCTGACGGTCTCGCCGGTTGCCATCGCGCGCAATGCCCGCGTTGCTCTTGGCGACGAGGTCGGGGTGGCGCTCGGTGTCCGCTGCGTGCTGATGCTGATCGGCGAGCGGCCTGGCTTGTCGTCTCCCGACAGCATCGGCGCCTATCTGACCTTCGATCCGCGCGTCGGAAAGAGCGATGCCGACCGCAACTGCGTCTCTAACATCCGGCCCGGCGGTCTGTCTTTCGGGGAAGCGGCCCACAAGCTGGTCTGGTTGATCGAGGAAGCTTTCCGCATGCAGGCGACAGGGGTACAATTGAAAGACAACAGTCCGACATTTGTTCTGCTGGGATAG